The Bubalus kerabau isolate K-KA32 ecotype Philippines breed swamp buffalo chromosome 16, PCC_UOA_SB_1v2, whole genome shotgun sequence genome includes a region encoding these proteins:
- the RAN gene encoding GTP-binding nuclear protein Ran, with translation MAAQGEPQVQFKLVLVGDGGTGKTTFVKRHLTGEFEKKYVATLGVEVHPLVFHTNRGPIKFNVWDTAGQEKFGGLRDGYYIQAQCAIIMFDVTSRVTYKNVPNWHRDLVRVCENIPIVLCGNKVDIKDRKVKAKSIVFHRKKNLQYYDISAKSNYNFEKPFLWLARKLIGDPNLEFVAMPALAPPEVVMDPALAAQYEHDLEVAQTTALPDEDDDL, from the exons ATGGCTGCCCAAGGAGAACCCCAAGTTCAGTTCAAA CTTGTTTTGGTTGGTGATGGtggtactggaaaaactacattcGTTAAGCGTCATCTGACTGGTGAATTTGAGAAGAAGTATGTAG CTACCTTGGGTGTTGAGGTCCATCCTCTTGTGTTCCATACCAACAGAGGACCTATTAAGTTCAATGTATGGGATACAGCTGGTCAGGAGAAATTTGGTGGACTGAGAGATGGTTATTATATACAAG CTCAGTGTGCCATTATAATGTTTGACGTAACATCAAGAGTTACTTACAAGAATGTGCCTAACTGGCATAGAGATCTGGTACGAGTGTGTGAGAACATCCCAATTGTGTTGTGTGGCAACAAAGTGGATATTAAGGACAGAAAGGTTAAGGCAAAGTCAATTGTCTTCCACCGAAAGAAGAATCTTCAG TACTATGATATATCTGCCAAAAGTAACTACAACTTTGAAAAGCCCTTCCTCTGGCTTGCTAGAAAACTGATTGGAGACCCTAACTTGGAGTTTGTTGCCATGCCTGCTCTTGCCCCGCCAGAGGTGGTCATGGACCCAGCCTTGGCAGCACAGTATGAGCACGATTTAGAG GTTGCTCAGACAACTGCTCTCCCGGATGAAGATGATGACCTGTGA